The DNA sequence CCAGCATCAAATCGAGAGCATTAACGCCGCTGATGCCTTCCTTGACCTTATCAGGTATTGACTTTCTCATAATGTTTGCACACCGTAGCCGCCAGAGGACTACCGGGTGGAAGAAAGGGAATGACCACCACTGACTTTAActaaaaacaatgtcaaaacCTGTTGTCCTTGGGCTTGCACCACAGGATATAccacaaaatgttgaaataaaaattaatccaGTGGAATTTGTGGGTGAGGACGATAAATCACGTGGATGTTGTAAAATACATAGTTTGAAGTAGCAGTGCAAAACAAATATTGCAAGACTACGTATCTATAAACccacgttttttgtttgtctgttgaTTGTTTAGCAGATTTCTTCCTGGTTCGTGAATGATTGCCAAAGATAACTGGGACTATACTATTTTGAATTCTAGGGCAAGGTGCAACTGTCcaatgtgaaaataataaacTCAAAGGGAAAATTTGTGAAGTTAACAGgctatttcctgcttcatggagGATGATGTAAGACAATTGGACTTCACAATTCTTTACTTAGGGGCAGGGACAGTAGCTACAAtagtaaatgaaaaatgaagatACGCCatattttggtttgtttgtatgATTATTAACTCGCAGGCTATTTCCTAGTAAATGTAGAACATATGGTTGTACCattctttattttgtgttgGTGGGGTGCTTTCCATTGTGACTTATaatggaaaaatgtgaaattatttCCTCttccaaaagtggaaaaaaaacatagagtaacactatttttatttttattttttgccaagcTACTTTCTTATTCAGGGAGGATGATGTAAGATGACAGgactgtaccttttttttttttttttttttttacaactggcCAGGCATAAGTTGGAGCCGTGAGCGAAAAAATGCGCATAAAACATGTATGTGTGGAATGAGCAAGCACTGAGGATTCTGAAGGCCTTGGCCAAATTAAATTTACATGGCAACACATAGAAGCTGAATTGTGATTTCTTTCATTTATTGACCAAGTCTGTGATGTTTTGCAGGAACATGTTCCCTCCTAACCTTGTGGAAGCGTGCACCAAACAGGTATtgtgtaatattattatatacagtcttttcactttttccttttacttatattaaattattattgaatttgatTACATTTCTGGTTGGATTCTAACTACAATTGATCCAttatgtgaattaaaaaaaacaaaaacaaagtaactAATCCTAATTAATCTCATTACTGGTTTTGAAATTTAAGttgattttttggggagagggagagaaaaaagtcGTATATTATTGAGGGGGGAAATAATATATACTGCAGTGTTTTTGAGGAAGTAGAATTGAGGAAAAAGATgcattttaagataaaaaaaaatatgatcccATATTATTGAGGAAAACCagtttatatacatatatatatatatatatatatatatatatatatatatatattaggggtgttaaaaatcGATTGTgcaatatatcacaatattacagtGCACGATTCctgtatcgattcaatatgcggctgaatcgatgtttaaacatcaatttttgacggaaatattcaacaaaacgtcgtacttggggttaggattcacactttaagcatggaggaatgttatattaatggaactaagccttaatattttatttcaatgctgttcaaacataaaaTTGATTGCagcctgtttgttaaatacagtggctcacacttataagcctgaagtacattttcatacaaatcatacagtttactgattagtattctctaatatatatatatatatatatatatatatatatatatatatatatatatatatatatatatatatatacacatgtacattttcaaatttataaagtaaaatacggtatttatattttcaaacaCATAAGttcatttcaagaaaaaagttatatttaattagtttataaactgtttttttttgttggaaaaaaatgttgtattttttaggACCAAATCATATATTTTCTTAGGGAAAAATATTGGTTAtctttgaggggggaaaaaaatcttaattatgaggggaaaaaaacaagaaaaaatgtaaatattccaaGGAATATATCAAGtggtatattttttaatgacaaaacaaccatatatactgtacattcataCGTAACAAATTTGTATgttttagaagaaaaaagtagtatATTTTCAAGGAAAAGGTTGCATATTTTCCAGGAAAATAATTATCGaggaaaaaattgcattttttgtttagttttttttttagggggggggggcattttggaGAATGCTTTTGTAttgatctcattagattgtgcactAATTTTGTGGCGAATGAGCATACATCATAATGATGCGTTTTGCTGCATCTTCATGTGTAATTGCATGCGTAGATTAGATAAGTAGAGTACCTGTAGACTAAAGCAAATGTATTGTGTCCTTACTTCCACCATATCATGAATGAAGAACACGCGTGTTGTACCTCTATGTCTGGAAATGTTTGTTCCATATGCTTTTCTTTTCAGATGTAGTCATTTCACTAGAGTCATATCCCGAGGATCGTCAAGGCACTGTGAATATATGGCAAGCTATTAAATTGCCACTGCACTGCTACCAGCGTGGCTAAAAGGTTCACTGGCTAACCTTTAGGCTCTCCTTTTCTTTCAGTTCAAGACACAGTATGCCAAGAGGGTGGTCCAtatcaaagtgactgtcaacGAGTCGGTGTTCCTGCTCAACGGGAGCCAGGTGTTGACAAGGGAAGAGATGATCCCCGTGCCGGGTGCCGTGAACGGGGTCAATGCGCTGGGCCTGGTGGTCTTCTCCATGTGCTTCGGTTTGATCATCGGAAGCATGAGAGAGCAGGGACAGCCCTTGAAGGACTTCTTCGATTGTCTGAACGAGGCCATCATGAGGCTGGTGGCCATCATCATGTGGTACGTCCAAACTATTTATCCAATGTcatgtaattgttttaaaaattattattgacTACAATTCTGGATCTTGATCTACAACTATCATCAGGTTTGTGGAAAGGCATTTTCTCACtggtattgtattgtatacaatATTTGATTGGGTTGTCTTTGAGTAACACAGTATAGCAAAACATCatggctagcctgctagctaactTCAGTTCTACAGCATGCTACCATTTCACCGTCAATGAGCACGTTTGAGCCATTAAATCAGAGCAACAGAAAAGTACATTTATTAGTTAGTCCCTCAATAGCTCGGTTATTTATGTTTGCTCATTGTGACTTTCTCATTATTTATAAATACGAGCATCTCGATGCATTTTACTCTGAAATCTAAAAATTATGGATTTGACCAGCTAGTCGGGTAAGGATCTTTCCTGATGGAACTTTTGCGGCCGACTGCACAATGGACTCCTGGGAGAAGCGGAGGATCGTCTGCCTGGCAATCCTCTCCaagaatattaactcattcactgccatggactgctatagacgtcaaaaattcatgtgaacaatttctattagttcaaattttttttcatttcattaatttttttgtgaaaacctagaaaaaaaaatactgtacatttaaaacagatataaaaatttgtgataaatcgtgatctactattgaagtcatgcgattaattatgattacaaattttaatcatctgacaACGATTTTTtgaattaggggcgtcaggttttcatactcaacaaaagtatgtgtgggggggggtcaaactaatagaaatagttaaaatgaaaagttCGGAAAACGCTGACAGCACTTTTGGAAATCGGAAAGCTTTTTGTCATGACTGCATGTGTAGGGCTGTCAAGAGTCAGGCAATATGCAAGTCAAATTGCAGGCTGGATGCGATTTCTGAACTCTTTCGCAAAATGGATGCTAACTTGGAGAGTTTGCCAGCTTGCCTCTGCAAGAATTGACTCCAATTCGGCTATTTGGAATCCTGTGGAAACCAGAGAACTTAAGGCAGGCTGAAAATTGGAGTCAGCTTGGcgcaaaaataattatcatcatTGGCGCCGGCGTTGGAAGGCTTAATCTCCTGGATTTTTTACAGACTAGATACTCGGCCAATATCTCAACCTCCACACCCTGCTCTTCTCCAGCACATTTTGCTACAATCAGGATCAGGACTCTTGAAGGTCATCCCTACGGCAACATGTTATTAGTGTTAGATGAAATGCGTCAAGAGATGAGCGGAAGTGATGATTTTACACATACTCAAACAAGACTCAGATTACATATTTTCCTTCTACTCAACGCCTTCCTAACTTCTCTGCCCTACTCCCTCCCGTCGTCACAGTGCGGTATGCTGGCTAAACTCAAACCCCCTCCTACATGTGCAAGTCTAAAAGTTATTTTGTAACATGTTTTATTACTATGTCGCTGCAAATGTGCTCAGGTGTCAAATCCCATCTTTttgccccctcctcctcctccctcttgttctccctttttcttATCTGAGGAATTGGGGTGATACTGGGCAACCTGTCAGTCCTCCTGTTCCTGTCTTCCCCGTTAGGTGCCATTGCCTTTATGTTCCTTGGAAGGGTTGAAATTGTGAAATGAATTTTGTTGCTCTGTGCTTGTGAAGAGCATTGACAACAAAATCTGAATTCTATTCCataaatccatttttatttccacGACTGTCTTTTATTTCTCAATAAATTTGTTACAATACTAGCatttagtaaatatttttttaaataataaaattgctattttgttttcttgtagAAAATAACTCtcataaatttgacattttgtttccattcatttgctttctgcatatgtaaaaatataatattttaaattaataatttattaatgttttttttgtattttacattatttttaacattatttttgttgtgtgatatgtttattattattattattttgtttttacctaaataaaaaagctcAGAATTGGTGGAAAAACAAGTCATTGTTGACCtgaaagaaaatagaaaattaaTCAGAGTCGTTTTTTTTGGACCAGGTATGCCCCGATTGGTATCCTGTTCCTGATCGCGGGTAAAATCGTGGAGATGGACGACATCACATCAATGGGCGGCCAGCTGGGAATGTACACGATCACCGTCATTTGCGGCCTGCTCATCCACGCCACCGTGGTCCTGCCTACGCTCTACTTTGTCGTCACCCGAAAGAACCCCTTTGTCTTCATCGCGGGGCTGCTCCAGGCTCTCATCACTGCACTGGGAACGTCCTCCAGGTTTGGGAACATTCTGTCAATGTACCACACTCGCCTTATACGCTAATGTGCTCGTTTTTACCTTAGTTCGGCTACTTTGCCCATCACGTTCAAGTGCCTCgaggaaaacaacaaagttGACAAGCGCGTAACCCGCTTTGTACTCCCTGTGGGTGCCACCATCAACATGGACGGCACTGCCTTGTATGAAGCGCTGGCGGCCATCTTTATCGCTCAGGTGAACAACTTTGACCTCAACTTCGGGCAGATTCTCACCATCAGGTAAATGTCCATgcacattacattatttatacaGTGCAATGCAATATGTACAGTTTGAACCTTAATACTACTCTTATATAggaacatggaaaaaaaattcttaattgaattaaaatgtacagtattgcgCAAAAATGCAATGACCTGTCATAAAAATAAGAGCATCCAGCATTGTAAAGTGCTTTAATGTTGATGTTTTCGATTTCAGAGGCTCAAAGCTATGAATTTTGGTGACACTATTGCATGCATGCTCAGAGGTCAATTTGAGTTCAAAAAGATGACCATTATGCCTCCATCTATTTCCCTGCAGCATCACAGCCACAGCAGCCAGCATCGGCGCGGCCGGAATCCCCCAGGCGGGGCTGGTTACCATGGTGATAGTGCTCACGTCTGTGGGCCTGCccactgatgacatcacactcATCATCGCCGTTGATTGGTTCCTGTGAGTACTTCCTGTGCATTGTTGTCAAGACGTATACTTTCTGGTAGCGTTTTCGGTGTCTGTACTGTTTATACAGAGCAGGCAAAAGTATAAGGTAGAAATAATTGCGGCTTTAATGGGCAGCATAAAGTGGCTTTTGATACTGCTGTACTTCTCAAGTCTGAAAATCGTAGGGTTGACTAAGTCTCACCATTCTGTGTCAAGTGCAGAAcatgaaaggagaaaaaaaagactaaaaagaAGGCGAAAAGGGAACATTTGAAGGACCACTGAAGACAGGATATTGCTGGGTTTGCTTCATTCCTCCATTCCATGTCAGGTGTCTTTTGTACAGAACAGAGACACATGGGAAAATAGAGACTAATATAGAGTTGTACGGGCAATGTAAAAGGGCTTCTGATACTACCtccaaagacaaaaatattcagGTCAACTTCAGCCTCTTCAAGTCAGTCTCAGGTACCGTTAATAGAAAGCagtgacattggaaggaaaaaaaggagacataATTACTGCTTTTACAGGCTACAGTGTGTAAAAGAAACTTCCACTTGATCCAAAAGCAGAAACTATTTCCTCTACCAAGATTTTGACTTCATATGTTATTGGTTTGGGTTGCACCATAGATATTTGAGGGTAATACAGATAATCTCAGCAAATTGATGAGagcaaaatgtttgaaaacaaagtgTCTTTGTTATGTTTTCATACACAAATAGTTTCTTTGTCTGTGTCCTATTTGCGCTTGCCACAGAGACCGACTGCGCACCATTACCAACGTCCTAGGAGACTCCATCGGGGCTGGCATCGTGGAGCATCTGTCTCGTCACGAGTTGGCCACAGACCCAGAGGACGCCCACTCGGTGACAGCGGAGGAAGCGGACAAGAAGCCTTACCGGCTCATCTGCCAGGAGAAGGAGAATGAGAGGCCCGCCATTGACAGCGAGACCAAAATGTAGCACAGCTTTGTTTCTTTCATTCTTCTGTTCTTTTTTAcaaagtcaaaatcttccacTACCAGAATTTGACGCTTCTTTTAAACGATCAAAGGGTGGAGACTTTTTGATATGAGGATTGCGGTTACAGTAAACCCTCGTTATTTTAGGGTGATAGGGACAGAGCATTACGGTGAATAGcaacggggggaaaaaacgtaATTGAAGCCCCAAAGAAATGTTAAGAATTGCTGATAATATTGTTTCAGACTCATCATACAACATGTACCTACAACCTGTACTCTGTCCCATGGTAGCTGTCTACACATGGTTGCCATACGCCCCATTTCCACCAAGCAGTACACTTccaaaagatttttattttatttttttacatttccattgtcaaaatgaacacaatcGTAGAAACATTTTTCTGTCACACTTCATTGAGGCACTAACCTCTTTGGTACAGTACCAATTGCCATTCTTCCACTGTACGGTACTGGTTCAAGTGGACATtcttgaaaacaacaacaatggaggaCAACAAGGGTCTCCTGTATTTATCTGTCAGTGTAAGGACAGACACAAATTATACTTGAGGGCAACTGCAGCAAAGTAGAGCCACTAAAGCATCCGCagctaagctaacattagcatttgtGATTACTTTTGTCATTTGTGTCCTGTATTGCTCATAAAAGTATTGGTAGTCAGGTACCGTGCAGTGGGAAAAGGTTCATATTaggtttatctttttttttagtacatttttgCTCTTTTAAGAGTACACTGCTATGGAAGAGAAAGGCACGAGGTTCCGGATAAAGCTATGCAGTCACAAGCTGGCATTGTTATTTTCTTGCTGACACATCATTCTGAGAATTTGAAGATGAATTGTTTTGAGGGGGGCGTCGGGGTTACATTTCCTTAATCACAAACTAACCCAGAAGAATACaggttgtatgtttttttttcttctgtgtaCAAAACTATCCCAGATAAATCATGGATCTAAGGCAACGTGGTCATCTGCATAGTAATTTATCAAGTCAcgctttatgttttttttccttttctgaaTACATGCCAGCTCTTTCATAGTTTTTGTTCTATGCTACTAATGGGAGGCCTAATTAGCTACTGAGCTAACAGTGTGGCCCTGCAATAGCCAGAAGACAAAGAAAAGGTTGTCAAGTATACCGCATGGTGGAAATGTGCCTTTTTTCACAACTAAATATTCGACTGTGATGACCTATTTCTCCAACTAGAGTCCAGTACTCCTCTGAATCCAACAGATTTACACTTTCTCACCGACTTAATTGTATACGTGCCCCCCTGACCCTCACCCACTACAGTGGTGCTGCTCAGAGACAATTCAATGTTGGATACCATGCACATAGAGTACACTGTGAACATGTTGGCTTCATTGGGAGGCCAAAAAGGGCTGGCTACTTTGTACAGGCATGAGAGGCATTGTGAAATGTTTTTACAAAGTGGGTGTGCTGAACAAATGCTTTGTACTATACTTTAAGTTGCTTTTATGTCGCCCCAAATGCTtattaaccctcctgttatttTAGATCACTGGAGgcttaaacatatatatatatatatatatatatatatatatatatatatatatatataaacattggTAATTCACCATTAAAACATTTACCCCTTACTGTATATTAAGGAAACATAAACCAAAAATTCTCAGTCATGTTTTGAtcccaaaaaaattcattttaccaaatcaacatttttgagacgctatacagtatatatatgttaaGATTTTATACAGTTCTTTCCCAAAAGAATCGGAACAAATAATGTAggactacttttttttcaaactatgtaACGTCAACAATAAGTAGAATTCCCCGAATTGCAGATGTCTAATTTTCTCAATTAGTAAATGCAATTataacatattttaacaaaatgcaGATAGAATTAGGTTttgttacattattattttgtagttaTCTTAAATTAGTAGATTTGGTTCTCGAGTTAATTTGCTTTGGATAACATATTATTGGCTCCACCAACTACACGCTCATGATGATAGGATgtttaatcaacaaaataaagtaaaatgaataaaaagcaaaatgcaaatgtaaaacatttttgttattacaAAGATtagaaaaggaaaacatgacaaccaTAAcaagttgaatatttttttcttttcttttttttacattaaaaaataaacaattcttGCAGTATACCACAGCAAACATACTGTATCAGGAAAGctaacaataataaagaaaaaaaatgccaaaatttcTCAGCCAAATTTTGAATCTCCAAAAGTGTTTTTACCAAATATTTGAAAAACCATAGCTATTTTtggtattattttataaaacccCATcgccaaaaaataatttataatgtAGGCTACTTTTTTCTGATTCCATTTCtacacattttcaatttgtaaATTTTATTGTCATATTTTAACATCACTCAAATGCTGATAAAAttgcatatctttttttttaattaaaattgtagaTTTTGTAATTGAACTACTTTGGTTTTGTTTAGCGGATTGACAGTTGACAGAGCAGGTTTTCCCAAACTGTGTGTCGGGCCCAAAATTGAGTCATATTTTTCTACCAAGAGAAATGTTACTGTAACCTGTTTTAGTAATTGTCAATGACAATAGGGcctttttgtttcatgtttattGTTATATGTTTATAAATTAGTTTATAGTATGCCCATGATTTATATTACTAGGTTCAGGTGACAGGAATGTTTGGGAAACCCTGTTTTATAGCGGATTATTGAATGTAGATAAATGTATACATTAACTGTagttaaattgtaaaatgttactTGATGATTATTATGTTACAAATCCAGTTACCAAATTATATGCTAAATTGTGATGTAAAGAGCCAAATTAATGggatagtttgtttgtttacagtcGTTGCTGTCAACGTCTACAGGACGTACAGTGTTTGTAGCTGtatggcatgttttttttttttaaataaaggaaacaaaaaaaatacatgctgATGTGTTGTTAATATTCAAGTGGACCCCACATACTTGCAGTTTCACACCCACAGATTTGCATATTCATGGCTTTATttttcaactttaaaaaaaatatatatatatattcattttttttctcggtGTGATTGTTGACCCATTATCCtactgtttttcatcaaaaccGCATAATGAATGtgtctgtgttttttgtgtgtgtgtgtcaaatgttgggggataaaaaaaaatcaagaggcATCAATTATATGCAGAGCAGATTTTCGCTGTTGGTGAGGTCCACTGTATATCAAATGTCATAAatcatcataaaacctttattatcTGAAATTTAACTTAACCTAAGTGCCATACAAGTACAAAGGGACATAAAACACTGTTGAATCTTACTGCTGTTTCGGCCTAATAATATTTAGGAGCCTGTGATTATTTACATTACAATATGGCTGGATAGAAACTTTTCCCTGCAGGTGTGTCTGTTGGAAATtgagcctttttttgtttttgaaaagcaTACATACACCAGAGCGGATGCCCCAAACACATTTGCATCAACTCCAGGAGTGACAGGGATGTAAAGTTCCTAgaaacgtattcatacgttaaagaagaaaaaagacaaaagcttcagtataaataaagtaaataaatgctaGCTCCAACCATTGTTTTGAAACCAATATAACATAGAGATTTGTGCTTACATAGAATTCTTTGttacatcaaataaaacagtTTGAGGTGAAAACTATACATATCGATGATAGGCCAAAAGCATGCAtcttttgaatttgaaatcatctaaatctgatttatttattctatcCAATTCGGAAATGTAGTACTGTGTCGAAAGTGTGACGTCATAAGCATAAATGTAGACACTTAATATTGTCTTACAGCGTCCTCTAGCGCACCGCGAGCGAGGCGTCGCATGGCATTTCGTTTTGGCGCCGATGGAGGGAGTCACTCGTGAGATCTTTGCTCAAGTCAGACGGCGGCACTTCCGGTCGGCATTTTGTTCTACGAGAGGAGGAGAGCCTCTTTCGGCCGATCGCAACAAATCGTCACATTTCTCTTTTTTACGCTCTGTTAAAAACAACTGGCTCGCGCTCGTTGCACGCGTCAACCGCGACGCCGAAGAAAGGACTTTCGACTCGCCGAAAAACGTGCAAACAATTCGGCCGCGAGTTGTGTGACGGAAGAAGGAGCGAACCGAGCCCGACCCCGGATTATTGTtgatagctagcgagctagccgCCTAGCTCGAGCGGGGCTAGCTCGGCGAGCCAATCCGAGTACCTTCTGGAGCAGAAGAAAGGGGGAGCTAGAGATACGGACACAAATCCAGCGAAAACATTCCCCTCCCTTTGGGCGCCACATCTGAAGGTAAATACACACACCAATGTGCAGTCCAGTTTTTCGTCAATTACGCACGTATCAACCAAAACACGGGTGTTCGGGGGGCCACCCACGGCGTCGTTAATCGCCGAACGGGAAGGGAACTGATGCTAGCGAGGCTAGCCGCGCCAGCTAGCTAGGTGTGTTTTCGCTCTTGCCCAGGCGCACGGCCTCGAAGCTGGATGTCACTCGTCGAAGTCCGCGGACCACTTTCAGCAGCGAACGTCGTTAGCCCCGAAACTCGGCTTTAGCTCTCATATTTGAGCTTCGTCGTTTCATTTCCTTACCCCGTTTTCGACTGGAGCGTTTAATACTGTTAACTTCAAAACATTCAAAGCTAGCAAGCGTTAGCCGAACCGAACAAGCCACCGAGCCGTGGGAGAAAACCGACCCGTGGAGTGAGCTCTTTTCCACCGCTCGGGGCTTCTGGCTCTAGTCAACTTAGTGCAAATAGTGAGTTGATGCTTTAAAAAAGCTGACACTAGGATTCATCATTTCATTTGCCGTATATTGAACGTTATCAAATTGTTAGTATTTTAATGTTTCCGGTCTGAATATGTTGACGATCGCCAGCATTCACGGTGCATCTGCTCCTTTTCGTGCCGCCTCCTTGCCTGTCAGTCTCCCAGCTGTCATCTTCAGCCCACACGTCCTGTTCGGAGTAGGACAACCCTACAGACGTGCTACTACGAGATCATGTTTATAAATACCTCCCCTACCTTCATTCTTattcacttttattgttttctagCTCTTGTCTTTTCCTAAGCATTTGACTCTGTGACATAGCAATTGGCAACACTGTTGTTTCTCATGTTGCATTTTATTGCAAGTCGTTCAGATATTTGCGAAAATATTAGCTTTGGGGTACTTTTGCCAATTCAGGAGAAGCTTTAAAGGTCAAAACGCTGCTTGATTTCTTCAGTTTTTCGGCAGGAATTAGTGAACAAAAAGTGAAATGGATCATCCCTCTATGCATAACATTCAATGAAGTTGACTTTTGCTATATAACAAACTCATTCAAGTGTAGGGAACTATGAAGCACTCACGTAAAACTCAATttaagtcatctttatttatataggaGAAATCAGTCACTCATCGATTATGTGGAGCGTTTATGAACGTCGATTTAGTGCTTTTTAACTTTCTAGACTGTTATGTAAAAGTAAGTTGAACAttgaatattaaaacaaaaataaagttaataGCCCTTGGTCATGCTTAGGGTTAGGACtactattttaaaaagtcaacttcatttattgcctttttttttttttacattctcttaagtttgaaaacaaacaaacaggtta is a window from the Vanacampus margaritifer isolate UIUO_Vmar chromosome 3, RoL_Vmar_1.0, whole genome shotgun sequence genome containing:
- the LOC144048803 gene encoding excitatory amino acid transporter 1-like, whose amino-acid sequence is MMHINGEDPQRARRGFRQIQASIQSRSLLARKRVSNITKNDVKGFFIRNAFVIFTVAAVIIGIILGFALRPYNMSYRDIKFFSFPGELLMRMLQMLVLPLLVSSLITGMAALDSRASGKMGMRAVVYYTTTTVIAVFIGIVMVLIIHPGKGSKEEFTNQHQIESINAADAFLDLIRNMFPPNLVEACTKQFKTQYAKRVVHIKVTVNESVFLLNGSQVLTREEMIPVPGAVNGVNALGLVVFSMCFGLIIGSMREQGQPLKDFFDCLNEAIMRLVAIIMWYAPIGILFLIAGKIVEMDDITSMGGQLGMYTITVICGLLIHATVVLPTLYFVVTRKNPFVFIAGLLQALITALGTSSSSATLPITFKCLEENNKVDKRVTRFVLPVGATINMDGTALYEALAAIFIAQVNNFDLNFGQILTISITATAASIGAAGIPQAGLVTMVIVLTSVGLPTDDITLIIAVDWFLDRLRTITNVLGDSIGAGIVEHLSRHELATDPEDAHSVTAEEADKKPYRLICQEKENERPAIDSETKM